The DNA sequence CTTATACGTTCATATGTCGTATTTCCGGTTGTCCAAGTTCACGCTCATTAATGTAGTATGtacaaaaggaaatatttgaacATATCCTTGATCAGTTTAGATACAAGTTGATATGACAGCTTCAGGTTTagtaaacaaaatacatgtattgatatagctataaaattattctttattaaAAGCGCAATTAACATTCAGTAGAGTTGCTTTAAACAATAAACCGGTTATTGAAGATCAAAACAGAAGCATTCTTACCGATGGCAAAAGGAAAGGGTGAAGTGGAtgaattttgtaaactttttggAGCGTCTGGTAAGTACAATCTGTCtctatattttaagtattttggtGTTGAGTCACTGTATTCGTATCATTATATCATAGCATGTATACGTTCAGCTCGTCAGTCAGTATGAAAATTGCAACGTGACGAACCTTTAGCCTGccggtggcaagtgattctgcctttgcgaccagtgcagaccatgaacagcctacatccgtgcaggctgatcatggtctgcactgttcgctattcagtcagtaagttttcagtcaACATCCCTTCAAATAGGAAATGggactgcccaaattgaataattgaccagtccattttagaaatatagcagggtaatggttaagcAATTTATGACATGACAAGGAAGCTTCTTGTGGTATCTACTGATTTGATGTAACAGTCATTTTATACAAATTCCGTTTCTCTAACGAAATCATTTATAGGATTGTGTTTGACAAATTCATTTAAACAGCCTGTATATATTTTAGCAATTTACTGTGCCGTGATTCTGCTGGTAGTTGGTTTAATAGGATTTGGTACGGCAAAAATCGTTGTGGGTATGTAGTCTGGTAGTTGATTATAATCTAAAACTCAATAATTTACATCGCAAATagtagttttattaaaataatgtgaCAGTAATGAgataattttcaaaaatgcatttacaaatAGATAAagcaaaaattttataaaacattatttacaagTGAAACATACTGTATTAATCCATTCgtcttttattatatattttgatggCATGACTCCAAGGAGAAGAAAATTACAGACAATATGTAAAAGATCATAATCAAGAATTAGATTCTGACATTACCaaagtaaaataattaataaagataaatgaaCTTGGATTTGTTGTATAACAGTTAAACAATAGTTGTCATGCTAATATGAAGAATAGAAAATTGTTTGCTTGTATTTGCAGGGGCAAATAATCTGCAGAATTGCAGTATTGAAAAGCTTATACCGATCTGGCTTGTTGTAAGTGGACTGGCGCCTTTAATGTTCAGCGGCTTCAGCTGCCAAGGAAAAGGAGATATCGAGACATGCTGTCAACTTGTGTGTGGGTGTGTCGGATTCCTTTTTAGTTTTGCCTGGCTTATCTGTGGTAAGTTGTTCACATGACGAATGGTGTTACATTGGTGATTTTACACATATAATAGCGTTTTTTAAAGTGTGATTGTCCTGTTTTGTCTTGAGTTTTAACGcggttttttaagtatttttcagtCAACGTACCAGTTTTTCTGGTACTTCTGCCAGTAAAGATATGTTCTCTGGTAGTATCTGAAAACGAGAGATGTTATAGAAGAAGTATGAATTAATATTCTTAGTTAATTCCTATCTTATTTTACAAAATCCTAGAATCATTTCTTATAAATAGTGGAGTCCACAGTAAGCCTACGGCAGATTATTGGTGCAAGGTGTGTCGTTATTTACTCGTAATTTCGACTTTTACTAACTCCTACAGCCTACGTAAATGCATAGATCCTGCCAAAAAAATAGAGTAGCTCGAGTAGTTCTCGGGAAGTCCTAGAGTGTCCTGTAAGATGACTTTTTTCTCTTCACCATTTTAATTAGGTTTAGATatggaaggttttcgacccagtTTGAGTCCATATGGcaaagatataaaaacaaaccCTACATGGGCTCGTAGTCATTTGTCCTGGCTTCTCTTTGATCCCAAGATTGAATACCTAtattagatataaatatttagGAGGGATCATACATGTAGaaggtgacctagtatttgaatTTCGATTTtaattgatgaggattttctcCATTTTAAATTAGTATCTAAAAATACACTAGTTGAGTTAAAGATGCATGTTGGAGactatttacttttaaaaagtttttgttacttttagaaGGTCGGGTACACGACTTAAcctacttttattcttttaagtaACGACTACGAATTTAacgaataattttattttctctacttcttttatttatttcaggtaCTGTGTGGGTCTACCCTAATTACGGTATTGTCATGTCTAAAGATTTCAAACTGTGCAAGGGAAATGAAACAGTCGGGTGTTCAAAAGGCGACTGCGATAAAAGCCTGTTGGGATTTGCTTTCGCTATGGTTACCATAGATTGGATGCTTTTGCTTATGTGGATTGGGATAATAGCTTGGCTGATATACAGAGATAGTAAAAAGTAAAGTTGCAAGACCTTAACTTGATAAGGTGCATTTTCTGCGCAAGAACTTTTCACATAAAGATATATTATTGACTGTAGGCTCAATCGGGCTAGGCCAAGTgggtaaaatatacaatttattacATTCCAACCATTGTTAACGATATATCTGAGGAGCAAACACCTCAAAACAAAGACACATCTCCCATTATACTGAATGTTTTGTTGATTTACCTCTCGAGAGCATCTATCTCTTTATTCTTTACACTGAACAGCATTGTCATTTGTGTTCGCTCTTGACAGGTTGCACTGTATATGTCAAGTTTGTAGGACGATGAGAGAAAGCAGAGATTAATGTCTTTTCAgttaaacctttaccctgctaaatttctaaaatagactggactatcattcaatttgggcagtaccatttatcatttgaaggggagttctttgaaaatttactgactaaactgcgaacaatgcagaccaagatcagtagGTTGGTCATTAGTCtgcacactggtcgcaaaggcagaatgtcTTGCCGCCAACAGGTTAGAGGTTGAACTACTTTATGTTTATTATCAATACTGTATGTGTTTTATATAAGTGTCATTTTTCTGTTGATAAAGCAAGTTACactttgaaattaatgaaagaaACTAATTATAGAGctagaaaaaaagtaataaaatcccttcatatgTGTTAACGCCTACGTATAATGTATTATTTTGAGACAAATTGTATATTTACATAGGTACaccaagaaaaacaagagctgtccgtaagacagcaaatgctcAACTTTTCGAATCATTGTCCAAGATGCAGGAATATTtatcctaaatgttaaaatatctatagagtttcaacccattgcattagttttggagatagtaacttgcatgcaaaactttaaccagaagttttaagttcaaaaggggacataatttggccaaaatgcatgttgGAGTTGAGGGACACGAAACGAACTTGCGCTAACGATATTCTAGTTTAAAACGCGTAAAACTAAtgtaaattaatatattgtccATCAACGTCATTATTTCCATGAAATTCTGTGTTGTTTTATATCATTGACATCGTTTTGTTTTGAATCATCCTGTTTTGAGGCCGTAATACGTTTGTTTACGTTAATTGGAATGTCAGCAATTTTGAAACTAGACCATCTTGGTCGTTAATCTAGGTTACTAGACAAAATCACAGAAAAAGATTGTTAACATTCTAAGATCAATTTCTTTGACTGGATCTCCCCGAAGCTATTCGTGTCAATCTTGATCTTTCTACGCATGGATGGGTATTCCAATGACTTGGCACAAACATTCGCCATACAAGACAACAATCTCGTGTCATATGCAACCAATGCATTAAAGGTCAATAATAATATTGTACTTAGATCAACCATGTTTTTGTTTGGGGTAAAAAGAATATACAATAAAAAATGCACTGTGATATGTATAAACTTACAATCAATTATTTACAACGCCCTTGCTATTTGTTTTAGACTGATTAATGTTTTGTGTACCCAAGTTTTGTCTCAGTGACCTTCACCTCGTCACAAGAAGCAATAGTATACAGGTGAGTTACTGAGAACTATCATagcaattttgtttattattaagTACTCGCATCAAAATAATAAGCGGCTTAGTTCTGTAACCGTTACTCTGTGTATAATTAAAAACACAAGGTCATCGTGTTTCATTTAGGCTTTCACATGAAACAGCGTGTCAAAAAGAAGAGTGGTCAAAGGATTATCTGCAAAATAGTTAAGCTATGATCCTGAAGTGAATTCCAGTGCATTACTCTGAAAAGTGAAGACAATCTTTTGACCACTCTTCTTTTTGGCAGGCTGTTAAGTTGTTAGGAGCCTCACTTATTTTATAAGTGAGATAAAGTTTTCAGCTAATTTTAATTAAACTGGAATCAGCTGCCTAGACAAAGCCAGTAAGGTTAAAAGACCTGTATCAAAATGCAACTTTGTAAACTACAAGGTTGTGCTCTACGTTATTTATTTCAGAGAGAATGCAGTGGTCCAGTGTTAACACTGGTTGACAATGAAACCAGAGGTTTCGAGTTCGAGCCCCCACAAAGCAATTAAAAAtgactaacattgggataagagtacCGTATATGGATGTTTTGTACCTGGCACTctaaagaaccaggaaagctTCTTGAATTGGAGCGTCtcctgtatcttgcactatcctcctattTACATGGTttacagtcttctggaggagtcgcccatatgagTTACTGGTGGCAGCTATACATTAACTTACACacatacatgataaaatatataaacttacaTACATAATGTCTTGAATTCAATAGGGGTCAAACCAATAACCTTATAGTTGAGTGAGCTAGACCAGTTGTCAATTTCACAAGTCTAAGAACAAAACCAGTTTTAgagcatttatattttatttctcattttcaaatgaataatgAGCAATTAATATAAGACATAAATTAAGTAGGCATtagtaaatgaaaatactttacaATATATATAGAAAGCAAAatcatcaaacatttttcaaGATAATTACAATTCAATCACGGTGACTGCTTTTGGTTACTATACACATAAAGCATTCTATAGCTGGTGCATAAACAGTTGGTCTATTATGCAATTATATTATCACATTACAGCTTATCGCATACCTGGAAACTGCTTAAAATTCAGAAAACCAAACATCTATTTAATGAagcctgaaacattttttaatataatagtgTTAATATAATAGAATAGGAAAATGGTAatgcagatattttgaaaaaaatggcatcAATTTTCTCAATGAAATCCAACATACTCCTCTCAATATAGTTTCTTTGCatctgaataaaaaaaactataattgCAGTAATTTCACTGTTCAGTTCGGATTATTATGTACACACATAGGACATTTTGCCGAAATGAATAAAAATGGGTGCAAGTTGTCTCGTATAGTACTTATTATGTTATGttcaaatattaaaatcataCTTTATAGCATTGAGAAGTTTGTTACGTTCATTTCAAACTTGCCAATTGGCCCACGAGATTAACAAACATGGAAAAGTCGAGACGATTATCTAAACGGAGAAGGTTTACAGTCGGTTTTATACACAATAGTAAATTCTAATTTTACAGTATTCAGttgcatatatttatacatgaataGAACTATTAATACTTTCATGATCGCAAGGTTGTAgcaaataaatagatataaagaGAGCAAATAATTACACCAGATTAAATCCAAATGTCCCTGCATGACACCGGCACAAATTCATACGATATAAAAGTATCTCAAAACCCATTCACAGTAGAAAATGCTCTTTCATTTTAATTgccttttacatatttttcaattgcCTAATAGCCAGAACCATTTGCAGGAGGAACTATATAGAAactaaattacatgtattatatttcagattaCCTCAATTATCAAGTCAAGATTCCAGTGGTATACAAATGAAATTGGTTTAAAATGTCGTTAGTAGATAtacttcttttaaattttcacatTTATGGCATCCAATAGATTCGTATCATAATATTTGAAAACTTTCTCCCAAATGTTTGGGTAAAATCAGTAGTCTTAAAACACACTATTGCTTTAAACTTACAGACTTACAAACATTTGCTAGGTATTTCTGCAAAgaacaaacataaataaaacgtttgaaaaaactAGGACGATTGCATGTACACTACTGTAAAGTGGAAAATATTCGCGAAcgatttattttcttaat is a window from the Mercenaria mercenaria strain notata chromosome 7, MADL_Memer_1, whole genome shotgun sequence genome containing:
- the LOC128558525 gene encoding uncharacterized protein LOC128558525 is translated as MAKGKGEVDEFCKLFGASAIYCAVILLVVGLIGFGTAKIVVGANNLQNCSIEKLIPIWLVVSGLAPLMFSGFSCQGKGDIETCCQLVCGCVGFLFSFAWLICGTVWVYPNYGIVMSKDFKLCKGNETVGCSKGDCDKSLLGFAFAMVTIDWMLLLMWIGIIAWLIYRDSKK